TCGCGATAGAGAACGCACGGCTGTTTCAGAAGCTGCAGTATGAAGAAAAGATCCGCGCCACCATGTCCCGCAATCTGCCTACGGGCGTCGTCGAGATGTTGATGAAGAATCCCGAAGACTGGAAACCGGGCGGAACACTGCAGAAAGTGACCGTCCTGTTCAGTGATATTCGCGGATTCACGAGACTTTCGGCCGGAATGCCTCCTGACACGACGATGGCAATGCTTAACGAGTACTTCGACGAGATGTCTAAAATCATTTTCGCGCACCAGGGAACCCTCGACAAATTCATGGGCGACGGCATCATGGCCATCTTCGGCGCTCCCTTCTCCTATGGTGATGACGCCGATCGGGCGGTTCAGGCGGCGGTTGATATGATTCAGCGCGTCCAGATTCTCAAGGAACGCGCCCGCGAAACGGGAAAGCAGTCTTTCGATATCGGTATCGGCGTTAATACGGGCGCCGCTATCGCGGGCAATGTAGGGACCCTCGAACGGATGGACTACACGGTCATCGGAGATATGGTGAATACCGCCTTCAGGCTCACTTCGGCCGCCGGACGAAACCAGATTCTGATCAGCAAGGAAACCAAATCAAATTTGCAGGCGGTGCTTGATCTGAACGATATGGGCAGGATCAAGACGAAGGATGTTGTCGTCGAGGCGTATGAGGTTATCGTGCCGCCGGTGCAGGATGGGCAGGTTGCTCTGCACGATGAGACAATGAGAGAACCCGGGAGGTAGAGGTGAAGGCGAGCGTTGTGGCGCAAAGCGATGTTGGGCTCAAACGCAGTGACAATGAAGATTCATACCTCATAGATGAAACGAGTCTCCTGTTCGTTGTCGCCGACGGCATGGGCGGGCACGCTGCCGGGAACCTTGCAAGCAGAGTCGCGGTTGAAAGCATCTGTGATTTTTATCGCCGGTATTCCGCTTCATCCGCCGATCTGCTCCCTTACGGATCCAACCCGGACCTCTCGGACCATGCGAACAAGATCACGAATGCTATCAGTGTGGCCAATGACCAAATCAGAAAAATCGCAACGCAAAGCGAACAACTGGCGGGGATGGGAACCACGGTCGTCTGCGCTCTTCTGAACGGCAGGGTCGTCACCATTGGCAACGTTGGCGACAGCCGGGCCTACTTGTTCCGTCCGAGCGGATACCGGCAGATCAGCGAGGATCACTCATGGGTCAATGAACAGCTACGCCAAAACCTGATTACTGCGGAGGACGCGCGCGCGCATCCATGGCGCAACGTGATCACGCGGGCGCTAGGCTCCCGGGAATTTGTGGAAGTGGATATTTTCGAAGAACGCGTTCGCGGCGGAGATCAGATCCTCCTCTGTTCCGACGGTCTGTCAGGCATGGTTGACGATATCACCATGTTCGAGATCATCACCGACAGCGCATCGAGCCAGGAAGAGAAAGCAGAACGGCTGATCGTGGAGGCCAAGAAGGCTGGAGGGTCCGATAACATCACACTCGTCCTTATCAGGTTCATGGAGGAATAGGATGACCGCCGCCAAACTCGGGATCATCGGCGCAGGCAATATGGGAAGCGCCATTATCCGGGGAGTCCTGCGGGCAGGCATCTTCGCTCCGAATGAAATCGGCGCCTGTGACGTCATCCAGGAGAAGGCGCAAACGCTTTCGCAGGAACTTCATATAACAGCGTTTGCCACGGTGGCCCAGCTTATGGCGGCCACAGATTCCGTCATTTTAGCCGTTAAACCGCAAACGATGAAAGAGTGTCTGGCCGAGGTGTACGATTCGCTCAAGCCTGCTGATTTGATAATCTCTATCGCCGCCGGCATATCGACCGCGTTTATCGAGGAGCGACTGCCGAAGGGCACGCGGGTGATTCGGGCAATGCCGAATACGCCGGCGCTTGTCGGAGCGGGCGCAACGGCTTTATGCGCCGGATCAAATGCGGGGGACAGTGATTTGGCGGTAGCCGAGAGAATTTTTGCCGGGATCGGGAAAGTATATCGGTTTCCGGAAAATCTGATGAATGCGGTGACCGCTATCAGTGGGAGCGGACCCGCTTATGTTTTTTATTTCATCGAATCTTTATTGGAAGCCGGCTTGAAGGAGGGCCTGCCCAAAGAAGCAGCCGTCGATCTGGTTGCTCAAACGCTCTATGGCGCGTCAAAGCTCTTGTTGGAATCCGGAGAGGAGGCATCGGTATTGAGGGCGAAAGTGACTTCTCCGGGCGGAACCACAGAGGCTGCTTTGGAGACAATGGACAAGCGTGGTTTCAAAGAAACAATCGCTGCCGCGATCGAGAGTGCGGTCAACCGAGGACGGGAGTTGGGGGGGTGAAAAGAACTTGAATCAAAACATCACGCCCAACGAAATACTACAGAAAAAATTCACGCAGACGCTGAAAGGGCTCAAACCGGAGGAAGTATACGATTTTCTCAAGTTCCTGGCCGGCGAGTTTGAAGAATTACTCCGCCGAAACATGCTGATGGAGGAGAAGGTCAGGCAACTGGAGGAGGCGATTGAGGAATACCGCCACATGGAGAATACGCTGAAAAACACGCTCATTGCCTCGCAGAAAATCGGACAGGAGATCAAGGAAGAAGCCGAACGCAAAAGCAACCTGCTGATTCGCGAATCGGAACTGGACGCCGCGCGCATTATTCAGAAGGCGAAACAGCGGAAGGAACAACTGGAGGAAGAGACGTACCAGCTTCTGAACCAGCACAAGCGCTTCCGCGCTGAATTCATGGCGCTGCTGGAGACCCATCGGAAAATGGTTCACACACAGGATTCGAGGGTCCTGCTGGATTACGAACTGAAGGGGTCGCAGGACTCCACGCCGTCTGCGGAGCCGGAAATTGAACATGGCGATGGCGACGACGACAAATCCGAGGTCGGCGAGGAGGAAATGAAGGACCTCGAGATCCTCTTCCCCGATGAGAAGGAGCAGTGATATGCCAATTGCCGGAATGATCTCGCGACTGAGAATTATCGGCGCCGCGCAGCCGAGCCGCCTGGCGAAGGCTCTCTTTTTCATCCAGATGGCATTCCTGGTGGTTGTTTCAAGCGGTAATTCGGACGGCGGCTCACCTCAGCAGGAGTTCCTCGAGAAATTCCAGACGGAGCGGGAACAGGTAAAAAGCTTTTCCGCCGATTTCATTCAAAAGAAGACGCTGCCTCTCTTTGGCGAAGAGAAAACATCGACCGGAAAGGTTTTATTTAAAGCTCCGCACCAGATGATCTGGAAATATAAAACGCCGGACAAGACGCAGATGCGGGTGACAAGCGAAGCCGTTTCTTTCTATTTCCCTTCGCTCGAACAAATTGAGGTCTACCGCATGAACCAGGGCAAAGGGGCCGCTCCGTTTTTCTTCGCCTTCGAGGCTACGGCCGAGGAACTCGCTGCGAATTTCGACATTTCCGGCCCGGTCGATGTCGAGGGACTGCGGCGGGTTGAGTTGACTCCGAAGAGCGAACCGCTTGCGGCCGAGGTGAAAAGCGTAACGTTGTGGCTGGACCAGTCCGACTATCTGCCGCGCAAATTGTTGATCAGTGAAATCACCGGCGACACGACCGAGATAACCTTCGACAATATCCGCATAAATCGGCCGCTCGCTGATGAGGACTTACAGCTTGACGCTCCCGAAGGCACGGAAGTCATTGAGGAAAATGCCGGCATCTGAAGTCGATGCCGGATATTATCTGCTCTGTCTGAAGCTGCCAGCGTCCATTTCGCTTCGTGTCGGCTCCCTCAAACAATTGCATTTGAAGGAAGGCAGCTATGTCTATTGCGGGAGCGCAAGAGGCAGACTTTCCCGAAGGATTGCGCGACACTTGAAAAAAGGGAAAACCGTGCGCTGGCATATCGACTATCTCACGACGCGAAAAGATGTCGTGATCGAAGGAGTGCGGGCGTTCCCTTTGGAAATGACGACCGAATGCGGCCTAAATCGGCAGGTCCAGCAACTGCCGGGCGCTGAAGCGATTGCGCGCTTCGGCTGCTCCGATTGCTCGTGCACATCCCACCTAACCTTCTTTCGGCGCTCACCCCTCAGCGCGATTCGCCGCTTATGAAAAATACCGGCGTGCACCCTCCCATCATCCTTGCTTCCGCTTCACCCAGGCGTCTTGAACTGCTCCAATTGCTGAATATAATTTTTGAGGTCGTTCCCAGTGCCGTCGAAGAGGCCGAGCACGAAGGAGAATCGCCGGGTGATTTGGTGGAGCGTAACGCGTTGGCGAAAGCCCTCGATGTGGCCCGGCGGCGGGCCTCAGGATTGATTATCGGAGCCGACACTCTGGTTTGGCTGAACGACCGCGCTTTCGGGAAGCCGGCGGATATTGAAGATGCGCGGCGGATGCTGCGCGTGCTCGCTGGAAAGACGCATCAAGTTTACAGCGGCCTGGCTGTCGTGCGCATCGAAGATAACAAGCGCCTGACGGCGCACGAGGTGACAGACGTGACTTTTCGCCCGCTTTCGGAGGAGCAGATTACGCGGTACCTTGGGATGATCGATCCGCTCGATAAAGCCGGCGCGTATGCCATTCAGGGAGCGGGCGGCATAATCGTTGAAAAATTGTGCGGCTGTTACTATAATGTTGTGGGTCTTCCACTGAATCTCCTCGACACGATGCTCGCCCCGTTCGGCGTGCGGCTCCTATAGCAAGCGCAAACGGTTTGCCGAAAGGTTGATACAATGGAACGATATATTCTTGCGTTAGACCAGGGGACCACCAGTTCGCGGGCAATCGTTTTCAACCTTTCCGGTGTTCCCATAGCTTCCGCCTCAAAGGAGTTCCGGCAGATTTTCCCGCAGCCCGGTTACGTTGAGCACGATCCCGAGGAAATCTGGACCAGCCAACTGGAGGTGGCCGGACAGGCCCTCGAGAAGGCAGGGCTCGAGCCGTCCGCGATTGCGGCCATTGGTATTACCAATCAGCGCGAGACGACGGTCGTGTGGAACCGGAAAACGGGCAAGCCGGTCTCGAATGCAATCGTGTGGCAGTGCCGCCGAAGCGCGGCCATCTGCGATGATATGAAAGCGCGCGGTCTGGAAAAGACGGTGCGCGAGAAGACGGGACTGGTGATCGACGCCTATTTTTCGGGAACCAAGATCAAATGGATTCTTGAACATGTGGCCAATGCGCGTGAAAACGCGAATCGCGGCAATCTCGCTTTTGGAACCATCGATTCCTGGTTGATTTATAAACTGACGGGCGGGCGTATTCACGTAACCGACTATACCAATGCGTCGCGCACGATGCTGTTCAACATCAATACGCTTCGCTGGGACGACGAATTATTGGAGGAGCTTTCGGTTCCGGCGAGCATGCTGCCGGAAGTCGTTCCTTCGAGCATGATCTACGGCAAAACAAACCCCTCGGTATTCTTTGGAGAGGCGATTCCCATTTCCGGTATCGCCGGAGATCAACAGGCGGCGTTGTTCGGACAGGCATGCTTCCAGCCCGGCCTCGCAAAGAATACGTACGGGACCGGCTGTTTCGTTCTGATGAATGTCGGCGCAAAGCCGGTCGCGTCCAAATGCGGTTTGATCACGACGATAGCGTGGGGGATCAATGGAGCAGTCGAGTATGCATTGGAGGGAAGCATCTTCATAGCGGGAGCGGCGATTCAGTGGCTGCGGGATGGCCTGGGCATCATCTCCACCGCCTCCGAGAGCGAGTCGCTGGCTCTCACGGTGTCCGACAATGGGGGCGTATATTTTGTTCCCGCATTCGTAGGTCTGGGCGCGCCATATTGGGACATGTACGCCCGAGGCACAATTGTCGGTCTCACCCGCGGATCAACAAGCGGTCACCTGGCGCGCGCGACGCTGGAATCCCTGGCGTACTTGACCCGCGATGTTATCGAGTGTATGGAAGCCGATTCCGGCCGTAAGCTTCATAGCCTGAAAGTTGACGGCGGCGCCATTCGCAATAACCTGCTGATGCAATTCCAGAGCGATATCCTCGGGGTACCGGTCAGCCGTCCCGAAGTAAGCGAGACCACCGCCCTCGGCGCGGCCTATCTTGCCGGTCTGGCCGTTCAGTATTGGGACAACCTTTCAGAGATCTCCGCCAACTGGCGCGAGCAAACCAGATTTACTCCCGCAATGAATGCAAGCGAGCGAGCGCGGCTGTATGGGCGATGGAAGCGAGCGGTGGAGTGCTCAAGAGGATGGGCAAAAGAGTAGACTATGTCCAAATACAGGAAGATGTCACGGCCGCTCGGTGATAAGATCTCCATAGCCGATGGAGAGTTGACTGTTCCCGATCAGCCGGTCATACCCTTCATCGAAGGAGACGGCATCGGTCCCGACATCTGGACCGCCGCAAGAAGAGTCCTTGATGCCGCAGTGGAGCTGGCGTACGGGCGGGCTAAGAGGATTCAGTGGTTTGAGATATTCGCGGGCGAAAAAGCATTTCACCAATATGGCGAGTACCTGCCGGACGATACCCTTACCGCTATCCGCGATTGCAGCGTAGCGATCAAGGGGCCGCTGACGACTCCCATTGGCGGCGGATTCAGGTCGCTGAACGTGACGCTGCGCCAGGAACTGGATTTGTACGCCTGTATCAGGCCCGTCCGCCATTTCCCCGGCGTCCCAAGTCCGATGTTGCATCCGGAGAAAGTTGATATCGTTATTTTTCGGGAAAATACGGAAGACGTCTATGCCGGCATCGAGTGGCCCGCCTTTTCGCCCGGCGCCAAGCAAATGATGGATTTTCTGAAGCAAACGTTCGACATTTCGCTGCGCTCTGATTCCGGCATCGGAATCAAGCCAATGAGCGCCACCGGCTCGAAGCGGCTCGTGCGGCGGGCGATCCAGTACGCAATCGACGAGCGGCTCCCAAGCGTGACTCTTGTTCACAAGGGCAACATCCTGAAATACACGGAAGGCGCTTTTCGGGATTGGGGATATGCGGTCGCACAGCAGGAGTTTGAAGATGATACGATCGCCGAGCGAGAAGTGGACGCCCAGGTGGGAGCCGGAAAAATTATCATTAAAGACCGCATTGCGGACGCGATGTTTCAGCAGCTTCTCTTACGGCCTGAAGACTATTCCGTTCTGGCGATGCCGAATCTGAATGGGGATTATTTTTCCGATGCCGCCGCAGCCCAGGTAGGCGGGCTGGGGATGGCGCCCGGCGCCAATATCGGCGATGAGGCCGCGGTCTTCGAGGCAACCCATGGCTCAGCGCCCCGCTATGCCGGGCAGGACAAGGTGAACCCGAGTTCGCTTATCCTGTCGGGCGTAATGATGCTGCGGCATATCGGCTGGCGTGCAGCGGCCGATCTGATTGTGAAAGGTATCGAAAAGAGTATTGTTGCCGGCACGGTTACCTATGATCTGGCGCGGCAGATGCAGGGCGCCAAACTGGTGAAATGCTCCGAGTTTGCTAACGAGATCGTGAGACATATGAAATTGATGTTTCCTGAGAATCGGCATGCTCATTCTTGACTCCCGCTCTCAAATCTGTTTATAATTTCAAGAAGTGCAAAAGAATTGCTCTCGGAAAAGAGGTGATACGATGATAGACCCGAAGCTCCTGGAGATCCTCGCCTGCCCCAAATGCAAGGGTGATATCCGATTGAACGAAAAAGGGGACGGCCTGATCTGCGACGCCTGCAAGCTCATGTACCCCATTAAGGACGACATCCCCATTATGCTGATTGATGAAGCAATCAAGCTTGAGGAATAGGGCCGACCACGATTCTCCCGCCGGATTCCTTTCTCAATAGCAGCAAGTTGCGCTCGCGAAAACACGCATCTCCATACTGGGGGAAGACAAAGAGGGAGGGGAGACAGTCTATGGATGCGCCTTGTTTTTCTCGTTGCTTGCTTTCTCGGTCCCGCCTATTCGACTCCGCGCGTGCAGGGAGTCGAATGCTGATTTTGCTCATTTTCTTTTTTGCGCCGCCTGCGATGGCGCAAGATGACAACCCGACCGCGATTATGGTGCGCCCGCAATATGCTAACGTCCGTCAACTTGAGCCGGTGATACAATCCCTGTTGACTTCAGCCGGCAGCCTTACGGTTTATGATCGGACGAACTCCGTGGTGATTCGCGATATCGCTTCGAATTTACGGGCCATTGAAGATACGGTGACACGGCTGGACGTCAAGATGCCTTCGCTCAATCTCACGTTGAAATATGCGGATCCGCTCATAGTTGCGGGCAATGTTCAGGATATTCTCAGTTCCGCAGGCGGAGTCGTTCTGCCCGATCAGCGGACGCACTCGCTCTACATAAGGGCAGTGCAATCCGATCTTGACCTGGTTGAGTCCCTTATGCCCACCTGGGACAAGCCGCTGCCGCAAGTCCTGATCGAGGTGGATATCCTGGATGTTTCCTCAGCAAAGCTGAAAGAACTCGGAGTTCAGTGGGAGCTGCGGCTGGGATATGACGGTGGAGATCATGATGCCGTTATAAATGTCAATGCAGGCAGGGAGACGCCGACTGAGCCATCGAGCGGAAGCGTTTCGTTCGGAACGCCGACGATAACAATACCAGGTGTTTATGATCTTGCCGGGAATCTCGTTACACCGCCGCAGGTGATTCCCGGCTCCGATTTCAGCGCTACGATCGATGCACTGATTGAAGACAGCTCGACCCGGACCCTCTCAAGGCCGCGCATCATGGTTCTTGATGGCCATCCCGCCCGCTTCGAGGTCGCGACACTCGAACCGTATGCGACAACCCGCTATAATGAGAGCGGGAACGCGGCCTCGCTTGAGATCGAATTCCTCGACATCGGCATCATTCTCGAGACGATCCCGCACATCAACGAGGATGGACTTATCCTGATGGAGATTCAGCCCGAGATCTCGCGACTGGTTCGAGAAGAATTCTTCGAGACCACTATTATCCCTGAAGAGGGAGGCGTCATCACCAATCGAATTCGCGTGCCGGTGAAGGCTCAAAGCCGCGCAACCACGAAGGTAATGGTGCGCGACAAGCAGACCATCGTTATCGGCGGCCTCAAGACTCGCGAGGATTTTGAATCAACGAGAAAAGTGCCGGTGCTGGCAGACATTCCGATCCTCGGGATTCCATTCCGCAACCTGAATCAGGCGCACGACGACCGCGAGTTGGTTATCTTCATTACGCCGCACATATCGAATGGATTTACATCGGCGGAAGCCCGTGAGCTTCTTCCGGAAAGGCCGATGACCGAAGAGCGCGAATAAGAAACCACCAGATGGAAGGAGAATCCGCGCGATGGATCACAATATTCTTCTCTCCCGAAATGTCCTCTCCAGGTATTGACAACGCTGGCGCTGTTCTGATATAGTCCCGCTACTATAACACCCACGCGATGAAAATAATCTCACCGTCCCCCCAAAAGGCGATTTCTCAGGATTTCACTATTACTGAAGCAATTGGAATAGTGTGCCGTATGGACTGGAGATCCACCCTGACCGGACTGGAATCAAGGCGAGTCGTATCTTTGGCGGGAACACCATCTCCAGACACTCCAAGAAAAAACGGCATTCCTGAAGAACCGACTCTGAACTGATTCGGACCGAGCAAAGAGTCTCGGTCCAATAGCGAGAAGGTTCTAAATGTCCCCTGTAATAAAGAATCTGATTGCATATCACGGCAAGGGTTGCGCGAGCTGAGGAGCAGCCCGCCAATCGCGACAGCTGGGCTTCGTAACGTACTACTTGGGAGAAAGTCATGCATCTTACTAAGGGAGTTCTTTATTTCATTACCTGTCTTATTGCTACAGTGCCGCTTCTGCTTTTTTCTGCTTCTGCATCGGAGGCGGCTGTGTACCTTAACCAGCCGCTGGTCAATTTATCCTGGAGTTCCTCCGGGGCACCCGACACGAAGGGGTATGAGGTCCATCGATCCACGACCTATAACGGCGTGTTCACAAAAATCTCCGCCACTCTCATTGAGGCCTCAACCTGGACTGATTCGAATGTTGCCGATGGCAGCACGTACTACTACAAGCTGACGGCCATTGACACGTGTGGCAATGTGAGCGGGTTATCTATTGCTTCCGATGCAGCTGTTATAGATCTCTCAGCCCCCTCGGTCTCGGCCAACCCTCCCGGCGGAACCTACCGCCAGTCTGTTTCTGTGATGCTTGAGGCAAATGAGCCGTCCACGATCTACTATACGACCGATGGAAGCGTTCCCACGACCTCCTCTGCGGTTTTCTCGGCTCCCATAATTTTGGCGAAAAGCACCGTTCTGAAATATATCGCGGTCGACCGCGCATCAAATAAAAGCCAAACGATGACAAGCACCTATACGCTCGATGTCGGCTCGATAGATGCAGACGATGATGGATATGATTCGGACATTGATTGCGACGATACTGATCCCTTGATCAATCCGGGCGCAAGCGAGGCCTGCGGCGATTTTGTCGACAATGATTGCGATGCCCTGGTTGACGAAGGATGCGATGATTTAATAGCGCCTGCGTACATCGATAACTCGCTTTTCCCATTCCCGGGAAATGGAATCGATGATGACGTGATCATACCTCCCGATACCACTATTCGCCTTCGATTAGTTGACGGAGCAGGACTCGATATTTGTGAAGAGATCTACCGAACTTCAATCACTGCATCGGCTGTCTATATTGCAGGCGGGGAGGAATTCTTCGAGCCCCTGATCGGGGAAACCAAATTCAAGGTAATCGACGAGGGGGACTGCACTGACGCGTGGATTGTTTTCGTTCCCGATTTTGAAAATGCGTATGGTGATGGGCTTCCTGTCGGCGGGATCATTGAGGTTGTTGTCGAAGCTTCGGATGTTTTTGGCAATTACACCGTTTTCTTCGAAGGCGGCTCGTACCGGTTCAGGGTAAGCGAGAATGATCCTCTGCCGTCTCAGTCTTTTGAGGATCCCAATCCGTCAGCGGATGGCAATCTCGTGACGGTAACGCTTCTTGAAGGGCCCAATTCGGGTGTGTTCATGCAGTATCCGGATTCCATTATGCCTGCGCCATATTTCGGGCCGCCGGCTGATATTCCCGGGCTGCCTGGCAGCGTCACCCCCGTCTTGCCGGAGCCTGTTAATCTGCAACCTCCCTGTGTGTTCTTCAATGATGAATTCAGCCTGTTCATTCCGCTTCCTGATGGCGCTGAACCGGCCTCTTTCGAGGTTTGGCGCTTCGATGCGGTAACGGGCTGGGAGGCAGCCGACAGCGGCGACGATTGGCTCGTCAACAGGATCAATCATGCGTCATATCCGGCTCCCAATGGTCCGCCGACGGTGGAATTGATTGTCAGCCACTTCACCGGCGCTCAGCTTGCTACGGCCTCCGTCATATATGGCGGCGGCGGCGGTGGTAGCGCCAGTTGCTTTATTGCCACGGCCGCGTACGGCTCTGCCCT
This portion of the Candidatus Abyssobacteria bacterium SURF_5 genome encodes:
- the icd gene encoding isocitrate dehydrogenase (NADP(+)), translated to MSRPLGDKISIADGELTVPDQPVIPFIEGDGIGPDIWTAARRVLDAAVELAYGRAKRIQWFEIFAGEKAFHQYGEYLPDDTLTAIRDCSVAIKGPLTTPIGGGFRSLNVTLRQELDLYACIRPVRHFPGVPSPMLHPEKVDIVIFRENTEDVYAGIEWPAFSPGAKQMMDFLKQTFDISLRSDSGIGIKPMSATGSKRLVRRAIQYAIDERLPSVTLVHKGNILKYTEGAFRDWGYAVAQQEFEDDTIAEREVDAQVGAGKIIIKDRIADAMFQQLLLRPEDYSVLAMPNLNGDYFSDAAAAQVGGLGMAPGANIGDEAAVFEATHGSAPRYAGQDKVNPSSLILSGVMMLRHIGWRAAADLIVKGIEKSIVAGTVTYDLARQMQGAKLVKCSEFANEIVRHMKLMFPENRHAHS
- a CDS encoding DivIVA domain-containing protein, which encodes MLWRQWTSVVSKKQSLPRSRVRSTEDGSWGGEKNLNQNITPNEILQKKFTQTLKGLKPEEVYDFLKFLAGEFEELLRRNMLMEEKVRQLEEAIEEYRHMENTLKNTLIASQKIGQEIKEEAERKSNLLIRESELDAARIIQKAKQRKEQLEEETYQLLNQHKRFRAEFMALLETHRKMVHTQDSRVLLDYELKGSQDSTPSAEPEIEHGDGDDDKSEVGEEEMKDLEILFPDEKEQ
- a CDS encoding pyrroline-5-carboxylate reductase, yielding MTAAKLGIIGAGNMGSAIIRGVLRAGIFAPNEIGACDVIQEKAQTLSQELHITAFATVAQLMAATDSVILAVKPQTMKECLAEVYDSLKPADLIISIAAGISTAFIEERLPKGTRVIRAMPNTPALVGAGATALCAGSNAGDSDLAVAERIFAGIGKVYRFPENLMNAVTAISGSGPAYVFYFIESLLEAGLKEGLPKEAAVDLVAQTLYGASKLLLESGEEASVLRAKVTSPGGTTEAALETMDKRGFKETIAAAIESAVNRGRELGG
- the maf gene encoding septum formation protein Maf; its protein translation is MKNTGVHPPIILASASPRRLELLQLLNIIFEVVPSAVEEAEHEGESPGDLVERNALAKALDVARRRASGLIIGADTLVWLNDRAFGKPADIEDARRMLRVLAGKTHQVYSGLAVVRIEDNKRLTAHEVTDVTFRPLSEEQITRYLGMIDPLDKAGAYAIQGAGGIIVEKLCGCYYNVVGLPLNLLDTMLAPFGVRLL
- the glpK gene encoding glycerol kinase encodes the protein MERYILALDQGTTSSRAIVFNLSGVPIASASKEFRQIFPQPGYVEHDPEEIWTSQLEVAGQALEKAGLEPSAIAAIGITNQRETTVVWNRKTGKPVSNAIVWQCRRSAAICDDMKARGLEKTVREKTGLVIDAYFSGTKIKWILEHVANARENANRGNLAFGTIDSWLIYKLTGGRIHVTDYTNASRTMLFNINTLRWDDELLEELSVPASMLPEVVPSSMIYGKTNPSVFFGEAIPISGIAGDQQAALFGQACFQPGLAKNTYGTGCFVLMNVGAKPVASKCGLITTIAWGINGAVEYALEGSIFIAGAAIQWLRDGLGIISTASESESLALTVSDNGGVYFVPAFVGLGAPYWDMYARGTIVGLTRGSTSGHLARATLESLAYLTRDVIECMEADSGRKLHSLKVDGGAIRNNLLMQFQSDILGVPVSRPEVSETTALGAAYLAGLAVQYWDNLSEISANWREQTRFTPAMNASERARLYGRWKRAVECSRGWAKE
- a CDS encoding Stp1/IreP family PP2C-type Ser/Thr phosphatase, which produces MKASVVAQSDVGLKRSDNEDSYLIDETSLLFVVADGMGGHAAGNLASRVAVESICDFYRRYSASSADLLPYGSNPDLSDHANKITNAISVANDQIRKIATQSEQLAGMGTTVVCALLNGRVVTIGNVGDSRAYLFRPSGYRQISEDHSWVNEQLRQNLITAEDARAHPWRNVITRALGSREFVEVDIFEERVRGGDQILLCSDGLSGMVDDITMFEIITDSASSQEEKAERLIVEAKKAGGSDNITLVLIRFMEE
- a CDS encoding type II secretion system protein GspD, whose protein sequence is MDAPCFSRCLLSRSRLFDSARAGSRMLILLIFFFAPPAMAQDDNPTAIMVRPQYANVRQLEPVIQSLLTSAGSLTVYDRTNSVVIRDIASNLRAIEDTVTRLDVKMPSLNLTLKYADPLIVAGNVQDILSSAGGVVLPDQRTHSLYIRAVQSDLDLVESLMPTWDKPLPQVLIEVDILDVSSAKLKELGVQWELRLGYDGGDHDAVINVNAGRETPTEPSSGSVSFGTPTITIPGVYDLAGNLVTPPQVIPGSDFSATIDALIEDSSTRTLSRPRIMVLDGHPARFEVATLEPYATTRYNESGNAASLEIEFLDIGIILETIPHINEDGLILMEIQPEISRLVREEFFETTIIPEEGGVITNRIRVPVKAQSRATTKVMVRDKQTIVIGGLKTREDFESTRKVPVLADIPILGIPFRNLNQAHDDRELVIFITPHISNGFTSAEARELLPERPMTEERE
- a CDS encoding outer membrane lipoprotein carrier protein LolA, whose protein sequence is MRRSSDMPIAGMISRLRIIGAAQPSRLAKALFFIQMAFLVVVSSGNSDGGSPQQEFLEKFQTEREQVKSFSADFIQKKTLPLFGEEKTSTGKVLFKAPHQMIWKYKTPDKTQMRVTSEAVSFYFPSLEQIEVYRMNQGKGAAPFFFAFEATAEELAANFDISGPVDVEGLRRVELTPKSEPLAAEVKSVTLWLDQSDYLPRKLLISEITGDTTEITFDNIRINRPLADEDLQLDAPEGTEVIEENAGI
- a CDS encoding GIY-YIG nuclease family protein, whose amino-acid sequence is MRTYSLTLPKARKSLRKMPASEVDAGYYLLCLKLPASISLRVGSLKQLHLKEGSYVYCGSARGRLSRRIARHLKKGKTVRWHIDYLTTRKDVVIEGVRAFPLEMTTECGLNRQVQQLPGAEAIARFGCSDCSCTSHLTFFRRSPLSAIRRL
- a CDS encoding Trm112 family protein, whose protein sequence is MIDPKLLEILACPKCKGDIRLNEKGDGLICDACKLMYPIKDDIPIMLIDEAIKLEE